GGTAAAGGGAATTTGGTTGAAATATCTCTTGTACCAGAAAATATAACATCGAATTCTTCTGAGAAGGTGCACGAGTCCCAGCAAGTGCCGAGGGCAGAGTCTTCAAAGCATGCTGCTCACCATTCTCCCCCCTTGGATATTGTGACAAAACCAAAGGCAATACCAAGCAAATTACCGTCATTGGATCAGGTTGTTCCTTTGGTTACAGAGTTTGAGGAGAAACCAAAGGCAGAACATCACAATCTAAATTCTCCTGAGTCTTCATCAGTTCCCTTTACTCGTGAGGTCGAGGAGGTGGAAATAATAGCTCCTTCCTCCGTGGAGGTTCTTGTCAATTCTCCCGTGTCAGATAAGGGGCAAAAAAGCAAGTTGCACCCTGGTTCTTCTTTGTCCAGTTCCAGCAATGGTAGCAGACTGACCAAATGTGGCAGCAATAGTCAGCGTCTAGTCAAACCAGTTTTCCGAAGCAAGGGCTTTGTCAGGAGAAAGGTAAAGCAGGATTCAACTTCTGCCTCCAGCAGTTGTACTCCATGTGATTTAAGTGCTAGTAATGATCCAGGTCCTAGTACAAGCTATTTGGATGTCCATATGCACAACTGTACTGTGAACaatgaaaggaaagaaaatatgaaaacttCTCTGGCTCCCAGCGGTACAAATATGAGCACTGATGTTAATTCTAGTGTTGGAGACTCAAGTTCAAGCAAACCAGGTTTTAGTTTGAATTGTGGTAACAGAAATAAAGCTATAGTTACAAAAGTTGATGAGAGatcaagatcaagagaaaaggGTGAATTCTCGCAAAGCTCAAAGAGTAGCATCGGCGAATATAGTAGCAGCACAAGCATTAGTGAGGATAGCATTCTTAGTGGGTCTAGTCGTGGTGGTAGTAGGCCTCACATGTCTAATGACTTGAGGTGGGATGCCATTCGCTGTGTTCAGAAGCAGCATGGATGCATGGGTATGAGGCATTTTAAACTCCACAAGAAGCTTGGCTGTGGGGACATTGGGACAGTTTATCTTGCTGAGCTAATTGGTACGAGCTGCTTATTTGCTTTGAAAGTGATGGACAATGACTTTTTGGTGGGCAGAAAGAAAATGCCCAGGGCCCAAACTGAAAGAGAGATAATGCAAATGTTGGATCATCCCTTTCTTCCTACACTATTTGCTCATTTCACAACAGAGAAATTCTCGTGCTTGGTTATGGAGTATTGTCCAGGTGGAGATTTACATGTGCTAAGGCAGAAGCAACCCAGCAGATTTTTCTCTGAACAAGCAGCCAGgcatgtatatattttttaggcTTGCCTTCTGGAAATTTTATACAACATTCTTGACAAATAGATGCATCCATACCATTTTCCTATAATATATCTTATTTCAggttattttataagttaGCTACCACTCTTCTTCTGTCTTCTTAACTAGTGCTGTTTTTGGTCCTGCAGTATCCTATTCATTTGCATGTTTTTCTGTCCTATTCTTGAGGTGCATGTAATGTCAGCTCTCAATCTATGGCTCTGTTATGAGGCTTAACAGCCATAACTTATGGTGGACATTGCATAGTTTATTTAGGAAGTGATCCTTCGATTCTTTGTCCCTGAGCCTGAGATGATGAGACCTGTATAAATGAACCAACCAAGCTATTGCATCTGATTATAACAACTTGGAGGATCCGCTCTTGATTGATCCTCCCAAATTTTCATTGCATCATCATTCATTAATGATCTTTTCAGTTCTAATTTTGTGTTCTATATCTGCAGGTTTTATGTTGCTGAAGTCCTCCTAGCATTGGAATACTTACACATGCTTGGAGTAGTATATCGAGATCTAAAACCAGAAAATATCCTTGTTCGGGAAGATGGTCACATCATGCTTTCAGATTTTGACTTGTCACTCCGATGTGCCGTTAATCCTATGGTTGTGAAATCATCTTCACCTGTTGAGGAGCCACCACCAAAAAAGGCTTCTAGTCCATGCTCAGAAGCTAGCTGCATTGAGCCCTTTTGCCTCCATCCATCATGGCAAGTCTCATGCTTTACTCCTAGGCTACTTTCAGTTGCTGCAAAATCTCGGAAGATTAAATCAGATCTAGCTGCTCAGGTTAGCCCAATGCCGCAGCTTGTAGTGGAACCAACCGGTGCCCGGTCGAATTCTTTTGTTGGAACGCATGAATACCTGGCTCCAGAAATCATCAAGGGTGAAGGTCATGGGAGTTCTGTTGATTGGTGGACATTTGGTATCTTTCTGTTTGAGCTATTATATGGTAGGACCCCTTTCAAGGGATCTGGAAACGACGAAACACTATCCAATGTGGTATCACAGAGCCTTAGATTTCCAGGTTACCCAGTAGTTAGTTTTCATGCAAGAGATTTGATCAGAGGGCTGTTAGTAAAGGAGCCTGACAATCGCCTTGGAGCTGTGAAAGGAGCTGCTGAGATCAAACAACACCCTTTCTTTGAAGGCCTTAACTGGGCTCTCATACGTTGTGCAGTACCGCCAGAACTGCCTAGGTCCTGTGATGCTGTAATTGGTTCACAGAAAAAAGAGAGCACCAAATGTGAGGAGTCGAAAGGTGCGGCAGATGAGCATGTGGAGTTTGAGATGTTTTAGTTAAAACTCGCATGATATATGGTAAAGGCAGAAGTTTGCTTTTCCTTTTCAGATAGTGAGATTTGTCATTGTTGTTGTAACTGATGATACATAGCGTATAGTGTAAATGTAAGAGAATTCACGGCAAGTTAAGAGTATCATATATATACTAGATTAGTCCCAAAATCTGGAGTTCATTCTGTTTTGTCTTGCTGCTATTCACCATCCTTGTGGAGTTTTAAAGCTTTTGCCTTTTACCAGATGTGTATCAGTGTGTGCATAGTATTGATGGGctttaatgataatatttgaaattttgatggtacattaatattttttagaaaatgaggGGGAGGTTTGAAGTTTAAGCCAAATATATTAAACTACAAACCCAAAAACGTTCACACATTTTGGTCCAAAGCCCAAAACTGCCTCCACGCATACCTAAGGATGCGGGCGTCACCGCACGCTACAAGCGCCGCACTGCCATCTCTCGCAAAATTACGAATTTGCCATTACTCGCATCGTCTCTCTCTAAAATCCCAAATTTTCACTCTTCTTCCGCCACCCCGAAACTGGCCATCTCTGCATAACACAAAATTTCTCACAGACCTTCACCTAATTTACAAGCCCATTAGCGTTTCTTCATCTGGGTGTTTGATAAAAGCATCGATGGCTTCTTCTGCAGCGACCACCAAACCCTTCTCTgttttgtttgtgtgcttAGGTAACATCTGTAGAAGCCCAGCTGCCGAGGGCGTGTTTAGAGATATTGTCAAAAAGAGAGGCATTGATTCCAAGTTCAATATTGACTCTGCTGGCACCATTGATTATCATGAGGTATCTCTAAGTTTTATAGTTCTTTTCtggaaaaatctttttattagtGTACGGTGATCAAGAGGTCTTATATTTAAGAGCCTATGTTAAAGTTTAAACTTTTAGGATAAATAGTTTCAAGACAATGACGGAATGCTTGGGATTGAAGTGTCGTGGCTTTTGATTTCAGTGGCTGTTGAATTATAAATGAGTATACAGTGTTTGTCGGTATCTTGGCTTAGCGTTAGCTGCTAAGCAAACGTGGATGCTTACTGAATATTTTAGCTGCAGTGCTCTTAAAATATTCAGTAAAAGCACCACAGTTACAAACACAACGAATCTTTCTCCCTGATTTATTGTTTCTGTTGTTATTGAAGGGAAATCCGGCAGACTCAAGAATGAGGGCAGCCTCTAAGAGGCGGGGGATTGAGATTACATCTATTTCGAGACCAATCAGGCCTTctgattttaaagattttgatcTTATACTTGCAATGGACAAGCAAAACAGACGTATAACAGTATTGAGAGTTTATTCGTGCATTATGTTTCTCAgttgtcttttctttttgaacaTTTTTGGCTTATTTGATTTGGATGGTTCTCTGTTTATTTACGTTGTGTAGAGGATATATTGGAGGCTTTTAATAGGTGGAAATTTAGAGAGCAGCTCCCGGAAGAAGCACATAAAAAGGTTTCTTAATATACCTGTGGAGTTTGGTAGACTGTGGTTTGTGTTATCAAATCTTTAATCTTACGTGTCTGTATGAGTAATGCAGGTCAGATTAATGTGCTCTTATTGTAAGAAACATGATGAAACCGAAGTCCCAGATCCTTACTATGGTGGACCTCAAGGTTTTGAGAAGGTAATATAAGTGTATTTTGATAGTGAAAACATGAAAAGTGAGACTACACAAACAGTTTCTTTGTGTTCCTTTTTGTCCATATTAAGGAGCAGAAGAACTTACATATCACCATAAGATTGATTATGATGATATGTTTCATAATTGTGATGCAATCAATTAGTGATTGCAGGACAAATACTTGTTTCTTCTAATTGcttaactaaatttactttttaaagaTGCTTGAAGCTTTTTTCTGAAGACATTTTCAGGACATGTTTGTTCACCAACGTTGGCACGGGAATTCACgatgtgatttatttattgctAATGAGAGATGCATTTATCCtccataattattttctttgggTCTGCTCAACATTTTCTGTGATTTAACCAGCATAAAAGCATATGTGAGATGCAGTATCCATTATTGACACCATCTCTTTCTGCGACAGGTTTTAGATTTACTTGAAGATGCCTGTGAGTCACTGTTGGACAGCATCTTAGCGGAGAACAATGACATTGTTAATTCTTAACTCCTGGTTAAGAGATGGCGTCTATTCCTGGGGTTGGGGGCAAGACATTTTGTCTTATTCTATGTAAAGTGTATCATGTACAGTATATCCACCTTTTATCTTCATCTTAACTCTCAATAGCCTTCATAGCTTTGCTGTGAAATTCTTGCCCTCTCTAAGTCGGCATTTCATTTTTGGACATCATTTTGCTTCTCATGAATTTGGAATATAGATGTCATTTTGTGTCTTAAATTATTGCAGTGTGCGATCATTTTGCATCTTATGAATTTGGAATATAGATGtgcttttatttgttaaaatgaaGAATATAAAGGATCCTCGTTATGAATGTTTTGTCGTTAATAAGGTCCATACAACAATTTACAGGAGGAAATAGATAAAAACAAGTTTTAAAtccaaaaggaaaattataagTTGGTGAAGCAGGGATTTGTCCGTGGTATACCCAAAAATAgggtatttatttaaaagggtaatttttaaaaacctcccctgaggtttgggtttgttgcaagtaggtggcgagaatttatttatttgtaaaaaatcccctaccgtcagttaactttaatattgaccgttagttgactatgtaaagataatattacccttaacaataatttgtagacagaaataactaaaaaaaaattaaaattattgactattttaccctctttaaattattgatattttcttaaagttcctacaagaaagataaaattaaaaatttaaaaaatcctctttaaattattgatattttcttaaagtttctataaaaaagataaaattaaaaacttgaaaatgaaatagttataatctttacctatgatattgtaaatttttagaattgacaaggataaaattgtcaaaaaataggatttttgtttttcgcgccaacaattttaatttttttttagttatttccgtttacaaattattgttaagggtaatattgtctttgcatagtcaactaacggtcaatgttaaagttaactgacggtagggggttttttacaaataaacaaattctcgccatctacttgcaacaagctcaaacctcaggggagggttttaaaaattacccttatctAAAAACACTCCATACTAAAAAATTCCTCGTATatgtcttttctaatatgcaGCTATGAAATTACCCTAATGAAAAACCTAAATCAACCAAACTACCACAACTAATCGTGTAACAAAACCCCCAATTCTCTCTCATGAGCAGCGTCGCCTTCAGCCCGTTCTTATGGATTTCTCCTCCATTTTACAAATCCCTGCCATTTTACAACAATTCTTCTACACTCTCGCTAAAACGCAACAAAACAAGTCTAACGACGCCGCTTATGTGCAAACCAGTAGCTGCAATTCCCCTACTCTCCTTCAGCGTCTCCTCCTCCATTTTACAACAACTCTTCTACACTCTCGCCGAAACGCGGCAAAACAAGTAAAACGACGCCGCTTCTCTGCAAACCAGTAACTGCAATTCCCCCACTCTCCTTCAGCATCTCATCCTCCAGGTACTTTTAGAaagtcaaattttttgttttaatgtaaaataaaatttgaaacttttaaAGCGTAAGTTATTGATTTTCCTGGAAAAAACCATTTGCAGCTAGTATTGAATTGTGTACAAAGTCTTGTGCCAAAAGCTTAATGTCTCTAGCTACTCAGTCCAATAGACAGTATAATCTAAAGATGTCGTGTTGTTGTATTGTTACACTGAGTTTGATTGCAATTAGAAtcataattatcataaatattttgctgTTGTTGCGGCtgttattattcaatttgagtttatgagagataaataaatgagtttaattcttttttagcaTATGTCTGATGTTATATTGAATTTAacttaatgttattttttctgtTGGTATTAGATGCTCATTACGAGATAAAGAATTGAGTGTAGAGAGAAGGCTGCAGAAATAAGGGATCTAAAGGAGAAAGTAGTGAGAGTTAGCAGTTTGGCTAGACAACTTGAGTCGCAGAAGGGTGAACTAATTCATCAGTTGAAGTTGTAGGTTAGTGCATTTGACAATTATGCCTTCATTCCATGTTTTGCTTTGAAAACAAATCTGGGTGGTGAATACCAATAAGTCACTTATGTTGATTTGCAAGTAACATCTACACAAAGATGCCTATGCACGATGGACTGTCATGCTGAATTACGTGAAGAtccaattaatttgtttatatttttttattgatttcgtttaattaattgtattctACTATGTGTAGTCTATGGTTGTGATTTGCAGctcaatttcctttttctagTTGTTATTATAATCTAGTCTCCATTGcagttgtgtaaagaatttttttacctGACTTTTACCCTGGAGTCGTGTAAATATTTTCAGGTGCTCTTGTTTCGGTCATTTTTTGGATGTGAAAGAGTTAAAGTTTTCTGCTCAGTTACTCCATAGCATATTATTGAGAGAGGTGAAATCAGATGAAAATGCAATGTCGTTTAGGATCGGACGAAAAAATATTCGATTTTCATTGGAGGAGTTTGCCTTGGTGACAGGCTTAGATTGTAGTCCATTGTATGAGCCCGATACTGAAAATAATGACGATGATTAAAGAATAATTGATGAGTTCCTAGATGAAAATTGTGCAATCACAACAAAAGAACTTCATACAAAGTTCTTGCGGGCTAAGTCAAATGATGACATGAAAGGAGTCAAGCTGGCCATGTTGTATTTTGTTGAGTCCGTGTCACTTGGAAAGGAGAATAGAAATCATATAAATGAAACTAATGTACTCCTTGTGGATAATTTTACCGAGTTTAATGAATTTTCCTGGGGACGCATTTCTTTCAAGATGACCATTGATAGTTTGAGAAAAGGCGTTGCAGAGCGTGTGGCGAAGCCTCAGAAGAAGTCAATTGCAGATTCTAAATACAAGGGAGCAACGTATAGTGTGCATGGTTTCCCCCATGCTTTTATGGTaacaaaactaaattaatttattaatcgcTTATTGAGTTGTTGAATAAGTACTTTGTCATTTTTTAGACTATGAGATGTAATAATTATGATGAGGATGTTGTTGATATTTGATGTCATTAAAGATAACTTGACATCATTaatatatttgatttctttattaattatattaatgatagATAAGATAATTTGTACAATCTATGTGATATAACATGATTGCCATATATGCACAAGGAATACGCTGTAAGAAAATACACGATTACAGTCGGGTATTTGCACAGATACACGACTGCAGTCggatatttagaaataaatatgacaaGTTCTATGTGAGAAAATACACAACTGCAGTCGGGTATTTGCACAGATACACGACTGCAGtcgggtatttagaaataaacatgACCAGTTCTGTAACAGCCAAAATATACGATTGTACTCGGGTATGTGCATAGAATAAAAACTCTCCTAAAACATTCATTATATTGATGACACAATCAATATAGACTTTAACATATCAAacttcaaataaatgaaactaaCTGTAGTCCGGTTGCCTATCAAATAAC
This window of the Citrus sinensis cultivar Valencia sweet orange chromosome 8, DVS_A1.0, whole genome shotgun sequence genome carries:
- the LOC102610663 gene encoding serine/threonine-protein kinase D6PKL1-like, yielding MDGPSSTCEIVESIEELEFASKRNEKAKKHSLPKSANKYSIEDDINRLFEAIDVKTSAKNLDALRKSALKRPIRVSSSQALGIGISEPVNLKQALRGLCISQAAEMAAMKRLSKPSGSSRSSEAGTIKRLYRAVVVEANESGIPLNEGKGNLVEISLVPENITSNSSEKVHESQQVPRAESSKHAAHHSPPLDIVTKPKAIPSKLPSLDQVVPLVTEFEEKPKAEHHNLNSPESSSVPFTREVEEVEIIAPSSVEVLVNSPVSDKGQKSKLHPGSSLSSSSNGSRLTKCGSNSQRLVKPVFRSKGFVRRKVKQDSTSASSSCTPCDLSASNDPGPSTSYLDVHMHNCTVNNERKENMKTSLAPSGTNMSTDVNSSVGDSSSSKPGFSLNCGNRNKAIVTKVDERSRSREKGEFSQSSKSSIGEYSSSTSISEDSILSGSSRGGSRPHMSNDLRWDAIRCVQKQHGCMGMRHFKLHKKLGCGDIGTVYLAELIGTSCLFALKVMDNDFLVGRKKMPRAQTEREIMQMLDHPFLPTLFAHFTTEKFSCLVMEYCPGGDLHVLRQKQPSRFFSEQAARFYVAEVLLALEYLHMLGVVYRDLKPENILVREDGHIMLSDFDLSLRCAVNPMVVKSSSPVEEPPPKKASSPCSEASCIEPFCLHPSWQVSCFTPRLLSVAAKSRKIKSDLAAQVSPMPQLVVEPTGARSNSFVGTHEYLAPEIIKGEGHGSSVDWWTFGIFLFELLYGRTPFKGSGNDETLSNVVSQSLRFPGYPVVSFHARDLIRGLLVKEPDNRLGAVKGAAEIKQHPFFEGLNWALIRCAVPPELPRSCDAVIGSQKKESTKCEESKGAADEHVEFEMF
- the LOC102610965 gene encoding uncharacterized protein LOC102610965; translation: MRASPHATSAALPSLAKLRICHYSHRLSLKSQIFTLLPPPRNWPSLHNTKFLTDLHLIYKPISVSSSGCLIKASMASSAATTKPFSVLFVCLGNICRSPAAEGVFRDIVKKRGIDSKFNIDSAGTIDYHEGNPADSRMRAASKRRGIEITSISRPIRPSDFKDFDLILAMDKQNRQDILEAFNRWKFREQLPEEAHKKVRLMCSYCKKHDETEVPDPYYGGPQGFEKVLDLLEDACESLLDSILAENNDIVNS